From one Streptomyces sp. ICC1 genomic stretch:
- a CDS encoding tRNA-dependent cyclodipeptide synthase, whose translation MGLAAQRTRHLLTTATEVFTVRPYTPHCQVIHHEGDHAVIGISPGNSYFSAQRVLDLAQWGMRNFQQVDIIYTDLHVADMYEALGYDPDEARRKAVKNLRGVRAKVNNAAAETDPTGVRLRARPMSALTDIPAYRALHSHLTNLLDNDPEFRTTCDSLVDSFLSSKVLDGKAATTRQREVCLKYVCAEAPLFLDTPAILGVPSSLNCYHQLLPMAELLYSRGYGLRASRNQGHAVITPAEGDPDAR comes from the coding sequence ATGGGACTAGCGGCACAAAGGACCCGACACCTGTTGACGACAGCGACCGAAGTCTTCACAGTCCGGCCGTACACCCCGCATTGCCAGGTGATCCACCATGAGGGCGATCACGCCGTCATAGGCATCTCACCAGGAAACAGCTACTTCTCGGCCCAGCGCGTCCTCGACCTCGCCCAATGGGGAATGCGCAACTTCCAGCAGGTCGACATCATCTACACCGACCTCCACGTGGCCGACATGTACGAGGCCCTGGGCTACGACCCGGACGAGGCCCGCCGCAAGGCGGTCAAGAACCTGCGCGGCGTCCGCGCCAAGGTCAACAACGCCGCCGCCGAGACCGACCCCACCGGCGTCCGGCTGCGCGCCCGTCCGATGTCGGCCCTCACCGACATCCCCGCGTACCGGGCCCTGCACAGCCACCTGACCAACCTGCTGGACAACGACCCGGAGTTCCGCACCACTTGCGACTCCCTGGTCGACAGCTTCCTCTCCTCCAAAGTCCTGGACGGAAAGGCGGCCACCACCCGGCAGCGCGAAGTCTGCCTGAAGTACGTCTGCGCGGAAGCGCCGCTCTTCCTCGACACGCCCGCCATCCTCGGCGTGCCGTCCTCCCTCAACTGCTACCACCAGCTCCTGCCGATGGCGGAACTGCTCTACTCACGCGGCTATGGTCTGCGCGCCTCGCGCAACCAGGGCCACGCCGTGATCACCCCCGCCGAAGGAGACCCCGATGCCCGCTGA
- the aceB gene encoding malate synthase A, with translation MSLKPLTSSVKVLGAPGERHEEILSPEALEFIGRLDAAFADRRREILKERRRRSAHLVSGSPLDFPRTTAAVRADPDWRVAPPAPGLADRRVEITGPPERRMAVNALNSGAKVWMADFEDATAPTWENVIGGQLNLLDAIERRIDFTTPEGKEYRLGADLATIMVRPRGWHLTEEHLEIDGRPVSASLVDFGLYFFHCARRQIDAGHGPYFYLPKLENRYEARLWNDIFLFAQDLLDIPRGTVRATVLIETITAAFEMEEILHELREHSAGLNAGRWDYLFSLIKTFGHRTDFQLPDRAKVTMTAPFMRAYTELLVRTCHKRGAHAIGGMAAHVPSRDAGANAAALAKVRLDKEREAEDGFDGSWVAHPGLVPACRETFDGVLGDRPDQRERTREDVEVTAAELLSVRRTAAPPTSEGIRSNVAVALRYFDAWLRGSGAVALNGLMEDAATAEIARVQIWQWLRHDRVERGTVIDLLDTECAALEAEDPRALALEAREVFVDTALSVHLPAFFTPEAYTRHLVRRTGVRVSA, from the coding sequence ATGTCACTCAAGCCACTGACCAGCAGCGTCAAGGTCCTCGGCGCGCCGGGTGAGCGCCACGAGGAGATCCTGAGCCCCGAGGCCCTGGAGTTCATCGGACGGCTCGACGCCGCCTTCGCGGACCGCCGCCGGGAGATCCTCAAGGAGCGCCGCCGCCGCTCCGCCCACCTGGTCTCCGGATCGCCCCTGGACTTCCCCCGCACCACCGCCGCCGTCCGCGCCGACCCCGACTGGCGGGTGGCCCCGCCCGCACCGGGACTGGCCGACCGGCGGGTCGAGATCACCGGCCCGCCGGAGCGCCGGATGGCGGTCAACGCCCTGAACTCGGGGGCGAAGGTCTGGATGGCCGACTTCGAGGACGCCACCGCCCCGACCTGGGAGAACGTCATCGGCGGCCAGCTCAACCTGCTCGACGCCATCGAACGCCGCATCGACTTCACCACCCCCGAGGGCAAGGAGTACCGGCTCGGCGCGGACCTCGCGACCATCATGGTCCGCCCGCGCGGCTGGCACCTGACCGAGGAGCACCTGGAGATCGACGGCCGGCCCGTGTCCGCCTCGCTCGTGGACTTCGGCCTGTACTTCTTCCACTGCGCCCGGCGCCAGATCGACGCCGGGCACGGCCCGTACTTCTACCTCCCCAAACTGGAGAACCGGTACGAGGCCCGGCTGTGGAACGACATCTTCCTCTTCGCCCAGGACCTGCTGGACATCCCGCGGGGCACGGTCCGCGCGACCGTCCTCATCGAGACGATCACCGCCGCGTTCGAGATGGAGGAGATCCTCCACGAGCTGCGCGAACACAGCGCCGGACTGAACGCGGGCCGCTGGGACTACCTCTTCAGCCTGATCAAGACCTTCGGCCACCGCACCGACTTCCAGCTTCCCGACCGGGCCAAGGTCACCATGACCGCCCCGTTCATGCGGGCGTACACCGAACTCCTCGTCCGCACCTGCCACAAGCGGGGCGCCCACGCCATCGGCGGCATGGCGGCCCACGTCCCGAGCCGGGACGCGGGGGCCAACGCCGCCGCCCTGGCCAAGGTCCGCCTCGACAAGGAGCGCGAGGCCGAGGACGGCTTCGACGGCTCCTGGGTCGCCCATCCCGGGCTCGTCCCCGCCTGCCGCGAGACCTTCGACGGAGTCCTCGGGGACCGCCCGGACCAGCGGGAGCGCACCCGCGAAGACGTCGAGGTCACGGCCGCCGAGCTGCTGTCCGTCCGCCGGACCGCCGCCCCGCCGACCTCCGAGGGCATCCGCTCGAACGTCGCCGTGGCCCTGCGCTACTTCGACGCCTGGCTGCGCGGCAGCGGCGCCGTGGCCCTGAACGGGCTGATGGAGGACGCCGCCACCGCCGAGATCGCCCGGGTCCAGATCTGGCAGTGGCTCCGCCACGACCGGGTGGAGCGCGGGACCGTCATCGACCTCCTCGACACCGAATGCGCGGCCCTGGAGGCCGAGGACCCGCGGGCGCTCGCCCTCGAAGCACGGGAGGTCTTCGTGGACACCGCGCTCTCGGTCCACCTCCCCGCCTTCTTCACGCCCGAGGCCTACACCCGCCACCTCGTCCGCCGCACCGGCGTGCGGGTGAGCGCGTGA
- a CDS encoding GntR family transcriptional regulator, producing the protein MPVEPVFTHVSSGGGQPPYVLAQQALAHAIAAGALAPDQRLPSERHLCEQLGISRSTLRRTLKALEEDGLVESSERRGWRVRRVGFSHSADTAALAGFGGVNRSLGRAVTARVLGARTRPAASEEAERLRITTGAELFELRRLRFLDGLPVCVTHDLVPLAVAPAVAGADFTTASLFGVLAAAGHVPVGARYTARAALADAEQERLLDLSGPSAVLNTRRLSLDAEGAPCADTRETYRGDRHEVRLTLG; encoded by the coding sequence ATGCCCGTGGAGCCCGTGTTCACCCACGTGTCGTCCGGTGGCGGCCAGCCGCCGTACGTCCTGGCCCAGCAGGCCCTGGCGCACGCCATCGCGGCCGGCGCCCTCGCGCCGGACCAGCGGCTGCCCTCCGAGCGGCACCTGTGCGAGCAGCTCGGGATCAGCCGCTCCACCCTGCGCCGCACCCTCAAGGCCCTGGAGGAGGACGGACTGGTCGAGTCCTCCGAGCGGCGCGGCTGGCGGGTGCGGCGGGTCGGTTTCAGCCACTCCGCGGACACCGCGGCCCTGGCCGGCTTCGGCGGGGTGAACCGGAGCCTGGGCCGCGCGGTCACCGCGCGCGTACTGGGCGCCCGTACCCGGCCGGCCGCCTCCGAGGAGGCCGAGCGGCTCCGGATCACCACCGGGGCCGAGCTGTTCGAGCTGCGCAGGCTGCGCTTCCTGGACGGCCTGCCGGTGTGCGTGACGCACGACCTCGTACCGCTCGCCGTCGCACCGGCCGTCGCGGGGGCGGACTTCACCACCGCCTCCCTCTTCGGCGTCCTGGCCGCCGCCGGGCACGTCCCCGTGGGCGCCCGGTACACGGCCCGCGCCGCCCTCGCCGACGCCGAGCAGGAGCGCCTGCTGGACCTGAGCGGCCCCTCGGCCGTCCTGAACACGCGCCGCCTGTCGCTCGACGCCGAGGGCGCTCCCTGCGCCGACACCCGGGAGACCTACCGGGGCGACCGCCACGAGGTACGACTGACCCTGGGGTGA
- a CDS encoding DUF4430 domain-containing protein, protein MRPNLARRTLVTSAVLGLALATAPAVAQAGPVPNTNAPVKVNVTVQGPNGLLFKGKIKTKGHDVTTVTGGTHTCDGTNGSANPSAVPTPTAALDDAAKKKHFTWDGTWYASFDDFSVDTIKNVNGGGSAYWSISVNGTPTPVGGCQFKLKAGDKVAFTWTAF, encoded by the coding sequence ATGCGCCCGAACCTCGCCCGCCGCACCCTCGTCACCTCGGCCGTCCTGGGGCTCGCGCTCGCCACGGCGCCCGCGGTCGCCCAGGCCGGGCCGGTCCCGAACACGAACGCCCCGGTCAAGGTCAACGTCACGGTCCAGGGTCCGAACGGACTGCTGTTCAAGGGCAAGATCAAGACCAAGGGCCACGACGTGACCACGGTCACCGGCGGCACCCACACGTGCGACGGCACCAACGGCTCGGCCAACCCGAGCGCCGTGCCCACGCCGACCGCCGCCCTGGACGACGCCGCCAAGAAGAAGCACTTCACCTGGGACGGCACCTGGTACGCCTCGTTCGACGACTTCTCCGTCGACACGATAAAGAACGTCAACGGCGGCGGCTCCGCCTACTGGAGCATCTCCGTCAACGGCACCCCGACGCCCGTCGGCGGCTGCCAGTTCAAGCTGAAGGCCGGCGACAAGGTCGCCTTCACCTGGACCGCCTTCTAA
- a CDS encoding response regulator transcription factor produces MASSSETDRGPARGDVTGRVLVVDDDPTVSEVVAGYLERAGFTVHRAADGPAALEAAARHRPDLVVLDLMLPGMDGLEVCRRLRAQGDGRRPVAVVMLTARGDEDDRILGLEVGADDYMTKPFSPRELVLRVRSVLRRSAAAAPADEPLLVAAGLTVDPAARRVTRDGVELALTLREFDLLVHFLRHAGQVCDRERLMREVWGWDFGDLSTVTVHVRRLRAKIERDPADPQLIRTVWGAGYRFEAGPCPVGPAGGAAGARGEDGRA; encoded by the coding sequence ATGGCATCCAGCAGCGAAACCGACCGCGGCCCGGCCCGCGGCGACGTCACGGGCCGCGTCCTCGTGGTCGACGACGATCCGACCGTCTCGGAAGTCGTGGCGGGCTACCTGGAGCGGGCCGGATTCACCGTGCACCGGGCCGCGGACGGCCCGGCCGCGCTGGAGGCCGCCGCCAGGCACCGGCCCGACCTCGTGGTCCTCGACCTGATGCTGCCCGGCATGGACGGCCTGGAGGTCTGCCGTCGGCTGCGGGCGCAGGGGGACGGAAGGCGTCCCGTGGCCGTGGTCATGCTCACCGCGCGCGGTGACGAGGACGACCGGATCCTGGGCCTCGAAGTCGGTGCGGACGACTACATGACCAAGCCCTTCAGCCCGCGCGAACTGGTCCTGCGCGTACGGTCGGTCCTGCGCAGGTCGGCCGCGGCGGCCCCGGCCGACGAGCCCTTGCTCGTGGCGGCCGGTCTGACGGTGGACCCGGCGGCCCGCCGGGTGACCCGGGACGGAGTGGAACTGGCCCTCACCCTGCGGGAGTTCGACCTCCTCGTCCACTTCCTCCGGCACGCCGGCCAGGTCTGCGACCGGGAACGGCTGATGCGCGAGGTCTGGGGCTGGGACTTCGGCGACCTGTCCACCGTCACCGTCCACGTCCGCAGGCTCCGGGCCAAGATCGAGCGGGATCCGGCCGATCCACAGCTGATCCGGACCGTGTGGGGCGCCGGATACCGCTTCGAAGCGGGGCCCTGCCCGGTCGGCCCGGCCGGGGGCGCGGCCGGTGCCCGTGGGGAGGACGGCCGTGCGTGA
- the trpS gene encoding tryptophan--tRNA ligase: MSTSTTPAPDLSVARRRSTELEGLIAADPGRFRVLTGDRPTGRLHLGHYFGTLQGRVRLQDLGVDTFVIVADYQVLTDRDVAEHLARHVEDLVLDYLAAGIDPERSTIFTHSSLPALNQLLLPFLSLVSVAELRRNPTVKDEIAHSRQASVSGLMFTYPVHQAADILFCKADLVPVGQDQLPHLEVTRTIARRFNDRYGQDGPVFPEPDALLSAAPLLLGTDGTKMSKSRGNAIGLSATADETAALVRSAKTDASRRITYDPATRPEVSGLVLLAALCQERDPRAVAEEIGDGGAAQLKKTVTEAVNDRFAPLRARRAELAADPDHVRDVLRAGNERAGAVAEATLAEVRAAMGMAY; this comes from the coding sequence ATGAGTACGTCCACGACCCCGGCCCCGGACCTGTCGGTCGCACGGCGGCGCAGCACCGAGCTGGAAGGGCTGATCGCCGCCGATCCGGGCCGGTTCCGGGTGCTGACCGGCGACCGGCCGACGGGACGGCTGCACCTGGGGCACTACTTCGGCACCCTGCAGGGCCGGGTCAGACTCCAGGACCTGGGCGTGGACACCTTCGTGATCGTGGCCGACTACCAGGTCCTCACCGACCGGGACGTCGCCGAACACCTCGCCCGGCACGTCGAGGACCTCGTGCTCGACTACCTGGCGGCCGGGATCGACCCGGAGCGGTCCACGATCTTCACCCACAGCTCGCTGCCCGCCCTCAACCAGCTGCTGCTGCCCTTCCTCTCCCTGGTCTCCGTGGCGGAACTGCGCCGCAATCCGACCGTCAAGGACGAGATCGCCCACTCCCGGCAGGCATCGGTCAGCGGGCTGATGTTCACCTACCCGGTGCACCAGGCCGCCGACATCCTGTTCTGCAAGGCCGATCTGGTCCCCGTCGGGCAGGACCAGCTCCCCCACCTGGAAGTCACCCGCACCATCGCCCGCCGCTTCAACGACCGCTACGGCCAGGACGGTCCGGTCTTCCCGGAGCCCGACGCCCTGCTGTCCGCCGCTCCGCTGCTGCTCGGCACCGACGGCACCAAGATGAGCAAGTCGCGCGGGAACGCCATCGGTTTGTCGGCCACCGCCGACGAGACCGCCGCCCTGGTCAGGAGCGCCAAGACGGACGCGTCCCGGCGCATCACCTACGACCCGGCCACCCGCCCCGAGGTTTCCGGCCTCGTCCTGCTCGCCGCCCTGTGCCAGGAGCGGGACCCTCGGGCGGTCGCGGAGGAGATCGGCGACGGCGGCGCGGCGCAGCTGAAGAAGACGGTCACCGAAGCGGTCAACGACCGCTTCGCACCGCTGCGGGCGCGCCGCGCGGAGCTCGCGGCCGACCCCGACCACGTACGCGACGTGCTGCGCGCCGGCAACGAGCGGGCGGGCGCCGTCGCGGAGGCCACCCTCGCCGAGGTCCGGGCCGCCATGGGGATGGCGTACTGA
- a CDS encoding cytochrome P450: MPADTLLDFPFSARGDQLPHEIEELRDEPVKRVRTIAGDEAWLVSSYPLAKQVLEDPRFSLKDTSAPGVPRQYALTIPPEVVNNMGNITGAGLRKAVLKAINPKTDGLTDWMRAHASELIDSLLVHGAPVDLRGQFTNPYAENLHCRILGIPEADAPRLAASLDIAFMNSACPVTGAKLNWDRDIAYMVERLDDPSTTGLIAELAALRKDSQYDHLTDEMLATVGVTLFGAGVISTMGFLTMAIVSLLQNPDVWQELRESPERIPAAVDELLRVNLSIADGLPRLALEDLTLGDVEVKKGELLLVLVEAANTDPAVFPDPHAFDIDRENAATHLSFGGGQHYCPATALGKRHTEIAIEVLLEKMPNLQLAVPVDQLVWRTRFMKRLPERLPVLW; the protein is encoded by the coding sequence ATGCCCGCTGACACCCTTCTGGACTTCCCGTTCTCCGCACGCGGCGACCAGCTCCCCCACGAGATCGAGGAGCTCCGCGACGAGCCGGTCAAGCGGGTCCGCACGATAGCCGGGGACGAAGCCTGGCTCGTCTCGTCCTATCCGTTGGCGAAGCAGGTCCTCGAAGACCCCAGGTTCAGCCTGAAGGACACGTCGGCGCCCGGCGTACCCCGCCAGTACGCGCTGACGATCCCGCCCGAGGTCGTCAACAACATGGGCAACATCACGGGCGCCGGGCTGCGCAAGGCCGTCCTGAAGGCGATCAACCCGAAGACCGACGGGCTCACCGACTGGATGCGCGCCCACGCCTCCGAGCTGATCGACAGCCTCCTCGTGCACGGTGCGCCCGTCGATCTGCGCGGCCAGTTCACCAATCCGTACGCCGAGAACCTGCACTGCCGCATCCTCGGCATCCCCGAGGCCGATGCGCCGCGCCTGGCCGCCAGCCTCGACATCGCGTTCATGAACTCGGCCTGCCCCGTCACCGGCGCCAAGCTCAACTGGGACCGGGACATCGCCTACATGGTGGAGCGCCTCGACGACCCCTCCACCACGGGCCTCATCGCCGAGCTCGCCGCCCTGCGCAAGGACTCCCAGTACGACCACCTCACCGACGAGATGCTGGCCACGGTCGGCGTCACACTGTTCGGCGCCGGGGTCATCTCCACCATGGGGTTCCTGACGATGGCGATCGTCTCGCTCCTCCAGAACCCGGACGTGTGGCAGGAGCTGCGCGAGTCCCCGGAGCGGATCCCCGCCGCCGTGGACGAACTCCTGCGGGTCAACCTCTCCATCGCGGACGGTCTGCCCCGGCTCGCGCTCGAGGACCTCACCCTGGGCGACGTCGAGGTCAAGAAGGGCGAGCTCCTCCTCGTCCTGGTCGAGGCCGCCAACACCGACCCGGCCGTGTTCCCGGATCCCCACGCCTTCGACATCGACCGGGAAAACGCCGCCACGCACCTCTCCTTCGGCGGCGGCCAGCACTACTGCCCCGCCACCGCCCTCGGGAAGCGGCACACCGAGATCGCCATCGAGGTCCTCCTGGAGAAGATGCCCAACCTCCAGCTGGCGGTGCCGGTCGACCAGCTCGTCTGGCGCACCCGCTTCATGAAGCGCCTGCCCGAGCGGCTCCCCGTCCTCTGGTAG
- a CDS encoding amino acid ABC transporter ATP-binding protein gives MVDVRAVHKSFGPLEVLRGVDLRVRAGEVTVILGPSGSGKSTLLRTINHLEKVDRGWISVDGELIGYRGARGKLYELKEKEVLRQRTHIGFVFQNFNLFPHLTVLDNVVEAPVSALRRPKGEAREAALRLLERVGLADKAGAYPRQLSGGQQQRVAIARALALEPKVLLFDEPTSALDPELVGEVLDVIKDLARAGTTMIVVTHEIGFAREVADTVVFMDEGVVVEQGPPEAVLDAPRHTRTRAFLAKAL, from the coding sequence ATGGTCGACGTCCGCGCGGTCCACAAGAGCTTCGGGCCGCTGGAGGTGCTGCGCGGCGTCGACCTGCGGGTGCGCGCCGGTGAAGTCACCGTGATCCTCGGCCCGTCGGGCTCGGGGAAGTCCACGCTCCTGCGCACCATCAACCACTTGGAGAAGGTCGACCGCGGCTGGATCAGTGTCGACGGCGAGCTCATCGGCTACCGCGGCGCCCGGGGCAAGCTCTACGAGCTCAAGGAGAAGGAGGTCCTGAGGCAGCGCACGCACATCGGCTTCGTCTTCCAGAACTTCAACCTCTTTCCGCACCTCACCGTGCTGGACAACGTGGTCGAGGCCCCGGTCTCCGCGCTGCGCCGGCCGAAGGGGGAGGCGCGGGAAGCGGCCCTGCGGCTGCTGGAGCGCGTGGGCCTGGCCGACAAGGCCGGCGCTTACCCGCGGCAGCTGTCCGGCGGGCAGCAGCAGCGCGTGGCCATCGCCCGCGCGCTCGCGCTGGAGCCCAAGGTGCTGCTCTTCGACGAGCCGACCTCGGCGCTCGATCCGGAACTGGTCGGCGAGGTCCTGGACGTCATCAAGGACCTGGCCCGCGCCGGAACCACCATGATCGTGGTGACCCACGAGATCGGCTTCGCCCGGGAGGTCGCCGACACCGTCGTGTTCATGGACGAAGGGGTCGTCGTGGAACAGGGTCCGCCCGAAGCCGTCCTGGACGCCCCGCGGCACACCCGCACCCGCGCCTTCCTCGCCAAGGCCCTGTGA
- a CDS encoding ABC transporter substrate-binding protein, with the protein MNLPGNGIRTRLRTAALLALLPVSALTACGSSGGAPAVAGAQVSPAPADDPVAGVRAVDSIAALLPPEVRKAGTLRVGGSVGAPPSAYYPNGQDKPPAGQDIDVADAAAKVLGLRLERQDASFETILPALGSGKYDFGTGNFGVTTERLKTIDFVTYVNDGQGFAVKTGNTALTTQVSDLTQLCGLTIGTGAGTTFEKTLTAQKGVCATAGKKPYEVKVFSETGAVTTALQQGRIDVVMSTINGLRYQAAQPAAQTTFLGEYHRLDVGFAFKKGSALTPAFQAAVNELIKNGTYARILQKWGTTASAIDTSRINPAEHT; encoded by the coding sequence GTGAACCTCCCCGGGAACGGGATCCGCACCCGCCTGCGCACCGCCGCCCTCCTCGCCCTGCTGCCCGTGTCGGCGCTGACGGCCTGCGGCTCCTCCGGCGGAGCCCCGGCGGTGGCGGGGGCCCAGGTCTCGCCCGCCCCGGCCGACGACCCCGTCGCCGGCGTGCGGGCGGTGGACTCGATCGCCGCCCTGCTCCCGCCGGAGGTCCGCAAGGCGGGCACCCTGCGGGTCGGCGGCTCCGTCGGGGCCCCGCCCTCGGCCTACTACCCGAACGGGCAGGACAAGCCGCCCGCCGGCCAGGACATCGACGTGGCCGACGCGGCGGCCAAGGTCCTCGGCCTGCGGCTGGAGCGGCAGGACGCCTCCTTCGAGACGATCCTCCCCGCCCTCGGCAGCGGCAAGTACGACTTCGGCACGGGCAACTTCGGCGTCACCACCGAACGCCTGAAGACCATCGACTTCGTCACCTACGTCAACGACGGCCAGGGCTTCGCCGTCAAGACCGGCAACACCGCGCTCACCACGCAGGTCTCCGACCTCACCCAGCTGTGCGGGCTGACCATCGGCACCGGGGCGGGCACGACGTTCGAGAAGACCCTCACCGCGCAGAAGGGCGTGTGCGCCACGGCGGGCAAGAAGCCGTACGAGGTCAAGGTCTTCTCCGAGACCGGGGCCGTCACCACCGCCCTGCAGCAGGGCCGCATCGACGTCGTCATGTCGACGATCAACGGCCTGCGCTACCAGGCGGCGCAGCCCGCCGCGCAGACCACCTTCCTCGGCGAGTACCACCGGCTGGACGTCGGCTTCGCCTTCAAGAAGGGCTCGGCGCTGACCCCGGCCTTCCAGGCAGCCGTCAACGAGCTCATCAAGAACGGTACTTACGCCCGGATCCTGCAGAAGTGGGGAACCACCGCGTCCGCGATCGACACCTCGCGGATCAACCCGGCCGAGCACACGTGA
- a CDS encoding 3-hydroxybutyryl-CoA dehydrogenase, which produces MSAPAAPAGIRRVGVVGGGQMGAGIAEVCARAGLDTVVAEADATAARAAGRRVADSLERAVQRGKLDRISAEDALARLVFTGDLGDLADRQLVIEAVTENPEARTEVFTRLDKTVEDPEAILATNTSAIPVMRLGTATGRADRVVGLHFFNPVPVLPLVEVVPSLHTSADTLAAVEAFARETLGKTTVRSQDRAGFVVNALLIPYLLSAVRMAESGFASAADVDAGMELGCAHPMGPLKLADLIGLDTVAAIAESLYEEFKEPLYAPPPLLRRMVQAGLLGRKSGRGFHTYGRG; this is translated from the coding sequence GTGAGCGCCCCCGCGGCGCCCGCCGGCATCCGGCGCGTCGGAGTCGTCGGCGGCGGCCAGATGGGCGCGGGCATCGCCGAGGTGTGCGCCCGCGCCGGACTCGACACCGTCGTCGCGGAAGCCGACGCGACCGCCGCCCGCGCCGCCGGCCGACGCGTGGCCGACTCCCTGGAGCGAGCCGTCCAGCGGGGCAAGCTCGACCGGATCTCCGCCGAGGACGCCCTGGCCCGGCTCGTCTTCACCGGAGACCTGGGGGACCTCGCCGACCGGCAGCTCGTCATCGAAGCCGTCACCGAGAACCCCGAGGCCAGGACGGAGGTCTTCACCCGCCTCGACAAGACCGTCGAGGACCCCGAAGCCATTTTGGCCACCAACACGTCCGCCATCCCGGTCATGCGGCTGGGCACGGCCACCGGACGCGCGGACCGGGTGGTGGGCCTGCACTTCTTCAACCCCGTCCCCGTGCTGCCGCTGGTCGAGGTCGTCCCCTCCCTCCACACGTCGGCGGACACCCTGGCCGCGGTCGAGGCCTTCGCCCGCGAGACGCTGGGCAAGACCACGGTCCGGTCCCAGGACCGGGCGGGCTTCGTCGTCAACGCCCTGCTGATCCCCTACCTCCTCTCGGCCGTTCGCATGGCCGAATCCGGGTTCGCGAGCGCAGCCGACGTGGACGCCGGCATGGAGCTGGGCTGCGCCCACCCGATGGGGCCGCTCAAGCTCGCCGACCTGATCGGACTGGACACGGTCGCGGCGATCGCCGAGTCGCTGTACGAGGAGTTCAAGGAACCGCTCTACGCCCCGCCCCCGCTGCTCCGGCGGATGGTGCAGGCGGGGTTGCTGGGCCGCAAGAGCGGCCGCGGGTTCCACACGTACGGCCGGGGCTGA